The stretch of DNA AGAATCAGAGCAATATGCACTATTTTACGCAGAATTAGTGAAGCGAGTAGCGGAATTAGTTGCTCAGTGGATGGCAGCAGGATTTTGTCATGGAGTGCTAAATACTGATAATATGTCGATTACTGGAGAAAGTTTTGACTATGGGCCCTATGGGTTTATCCCCACATATAAACCTCAGTTTACAGCGGCTTATTTTGACTATTCGGGACTTTACTCCTACGGCAATCAACCATTTATTTGCCATTTGAATTTAGAGAGGCTTCAACAACCGCTAGCTGCTGTAATTGACCAAAAAGATATGCAGGCTGCACTGGCAAAATTTGGTGAATACTATAATGCTAGTTATCAGCAATTAATGCTAAATAGATTGGGTTTCGATCGGTTGCCAGATTCCGAAGCCGAAGAATTGTTGCAACTGACGATTAAACTATTGAGTGAGACTCAGGTAGGCTATCACGATTTCTTTTTAGAATTGAGAAAACAGTTTTCTCAAGATTGGCGTGAGGATAGCAGTCTAATTTTTAAGGACGTTGAACCCGCAGAAATTATCGCACCTTGGCGGCAGCTTTACCATCATCTTTTGCAGACTTTATCGCCTGCGGATATGGAGGAAATACGCTTGCGGTTGCGGCGTTATAACCCCGAACAATCTTTACTTAGAATCATCATTGAGGAAGTTTGGGAATCTATTGCGACTGACGATAATTGGCAGCCATTTTATGAATTAGTTAATCGGATACAAGATACTAATGGGTAATTGGTAATTGGTAATTGGTAATTGGTAATTATTAAGATTAAAACCAAGTTAACGGTTAACAGTTAACAGTTAACCGTTAACCGTTAACTAATCACTGCCTAAAAGAGTAGCTAACAAAGCTTTTTGAGCGTGCATCCGATTTTCTGCCTCATCCCAAACACGCGATCGCGCACCTTCGATCACCGCATCCGTAATTTCCTCATCCCGATGTGCTGGCAAACAATGCAGTACGATCGCATCCTTATCCGCCAACTCCATCAACTTTTCATTCACCTGATAAGGCTGAAAAACGGGAATCCGCATTCTCGCTTCCTCTTCCTGGCCCATACTTGCCCAAACATCAGTATAAACCACTTGCACACCCTGCATCGCAGTTGCCGCATCCGTAGTAATCATCACTTCCGTTTTCCCCTTAGCGATCGCCTTTGCTTGCTTCACAATTCCCGCATCTGGCTGATAATCGCTAGGAGTAGCAATTCTGACATTCATACCTACCATTGCACATCCCAACAGCAGAGAATTAGCCATATTATTGCCATCCCCAAAATACGCCAAAGTCAGCCCTTCAAAACTACCAAAACACTCCTTAACTGTCATCAAATCCGCTAAAACTTGACAAGGATGTTCCAAATCAGTCAGTGCATTAATCACAGGAATCTTAGCGTAATCAGCAAAAGTTTCTAAATCCTTATGTTCAAAAGTTCTGATTGCCACAATATCGAGATATCTATCTAAAACCCGCGCCGTATCGACCAAAGGTTCCCCACGACTTACTTGCGTCACATTCGGATTTAAGTCAATAACTTGACCTCCCAGTTGATACATTGCCACCGAAAAACTCACCCGCGTTCGAGTAGAAGCCTTAGAAAAAACCAGCCCCAAAACCTTATTTCGCTGTAACTTTAACATTCCCGACTTCAGGTTTGCTGCCAGATCCAGCAGATAGTTTAATTCTTCAAAACTTAAGTCTGCCAGACTTAATAAATCCCGCCCTTTTAATGTATCCATCCTTACCTCAAAATATAATTGTTTAGGGAATTACCCGCAAATTACGTAACACCTCCCTCTGGGCGGTTTAGTTACCACCTCGAAGGCGGCATTACGTAACAAAATCACAACTGTTGAATTGCCCGATCGATCTTCTCGCAACCTTCTTCAACTGTTTCAACAATTGCCAATTGACCGCGCAATTCGCCAGCATTAGCGAAGCCCTTAGCATACCATGTTAGATGCTTACGTGCTTGACGAATACCGCTCTCGCCCTTATATTCCCACAACGCCCGCAAATGTTCCTTAGCACATTCCAAGCGCTCAATTGGTGTCGGTAATATCTTTTCCATTCCAGTTTTTAAGAAATAATCAATTTCTCCTACTAAAAATGGATAACCCAAAGTTCCTCGCGAACACATCACACCATCCGCGCCCGTTTCTGCTAAACAATTGACGGCCGCTTCAACAGAAAAAATATCTCCATTAGCAATCACTGGAATCGAAAGAATTTCCTTAACGCGGCGAATCCATTCCCATTTTGCCGGGCCGTTATAACCTTGAGCGCGAGTGCGACCGTGTACAGTAATCATCTGTGCGCCTGCATCCTGCATTCGCTTGGCAAATTCTAAAATAGTAATTTCTTTATCTGACCAACCAATGCGAGTTTTAACAGTAACAGGTACGTTCACAGCTTTAACAACTGAACGCACAATTGCCTCTGCATTTTCTGGATCTCGCAGCAAAGAAGAACCGCCACCATTTTTAGTAATTTTGTTAACAGGACAGCCCATATTAATATCAATTGTATCTGCTCCTTCTTTTTCAGCCATCACCGCCGCCGCTGCCAAAAAATCGGGCCGACAATCAAATAATTGAATGCTAATCGGGCGTTCATTAGGGTCAACTTCCATAATTCTTGGCAGTTGCTTAACGTAATGCAGTCCAGTCGCATTTACCATCTCGGTGTACATCATCGATTCTGGTGCGTAGCGACGTACTAAGCGACGAAATACTAAGTCTGTAACGCCCGATAATGGCGATTGTAAAACGCGGCTTTTGACTTCAAAAGAGCCGATTTTTAGAGGTGTTGCTAATCTTTGTTGTAATTCAGGAGACAAGACAGGCATGATCGATTGTAAGTTATAGCTAGGGGTTAGAGGCTAGGGGCTAGGGGCTAGGGAAAGAAGGGAAAAAAGAGGGAATATAATCAATTTTCAGCCATGAGCGAGTGTCCTAATCGTTTTGGCGATTGCTATACTTATAATATCAATATTTTATCTTAATAATTTGCGGCATCGTGGAATTTGTTGTAATTGACCTACGTTCGCAGGTGAAAGCATTGAGGCCACATCTTCAAGGCTGGACAAAAGAGGAGATAATAATATGGCTCAGTCAGTATGGAAAAGTTGAGGTTTTCGAGTTTAAGCTCAGCAATTCAATCTTTGCGGATTTGCCTGAACATTTTACCTTTACGTCACGCTGTGGTCTTGATTCTGTCTTCTATTTTGGTAATGATAATTCGTTACAAGTCATTTATCAATGGGAAAGTTAACATTGCCTAAAGTCAATAGAATAAGATTTGACTTTTCGTAATGTATGATGCTCTCTACAATCAAAAGTGCCGTGATGCGATCGCTTGAGAGCGATCGCGCCTACTCACCCCCTAACTCTCACCCTCACCCACCGCAAGCAACTCCTGAAAATCCAATATAGAAGGAATCGCGATCGCTTCCCTTAGCAAACGGCGCAACACAGACATATCAGCTATCATATTAACAGCTTGCCTCACCTCTAAAGGCACAATTTCAAACCGAGCTTCTAAGATTTCAAGCACAGACTCACGAGCATTTTGCAATGCGCCTCGCTCAGCACCCTCTTCCATTGCCATCTCTTCAATTTGACTCAAAAAACGCATCGATCTATCCTCCTGATAACGCCTCAAATCATTTTTAAATTGCTGTTCTAACTCTACTGGCAACCTCATCATTCTATCAATAAAACGGAACAAATCGACCACCTCATCTCTACTATAACCTCTGTCAAATAAACTCCTCACCAAACTCCACTTCCACAATTTCCTCTCTTGCGGTAAACCCCGCGTCACCTGCGTCTTCAAATGAGCCATCACCATCACAGCGAAAGGATTTCTACTACTCTCTAAGCTCTGCCATTGACTTTCATAATCTAACAGTTTCGCAATCGGAAACTCCAGACTCACCCGACAACCACCCAAAGCATAGCCGTAACTAGATGGTCGCCAAGATGCCTGCTCATCCCCCAACACTGCTAAACTGATCGCTGAACGCTCATAACGGTCAAAAGTCCTGTAATTATATTGATACATCCGCTTAGCAAAGTCAGACTTAACTTGGCTCTGCACCTCCACATGAATCAACACCCATGCTTCTTCCCCATCTCGCAGCCACACCTGAAACAACTTATCAGCAAAACGCTTTCCTGAGTCCCCCTCCCCAACAATCTGTTGCAATTCTTGTTCTAGAGATTGAGGCGGAATGCTCCAATCAATTAATCCATGAACTTCGGCGAAAAAAAATGCCAAAAATGCTTCAAAATAGATATCTAGCGCCTGTTTCCAAGCCCCATCAAAATCAGCTTGTAGTTCGCTCACCCTAACTCCTGTTCGTTCCAATATTGCTTTATATCATCCATCATCATAAAATAAAGAAATGGACTCAATTCAACTCACTGGAATTCGCTGCTACGGATATACTGGCTACCTACCAGAAGAACAAGTCTTAGGTCAATGGTTTGACGTTGATGTTACTCTCTGGCTGGACTTATCTAAACCAGGAAACAGCGACAAAATCGAAGATACTCTCGACTATCGCACCACCATAGCCACTGTTAAGCAGCTAGTTAAAACCTCTAAATTTGCCTTAATAGAACGCCTAGCAGATGCAATTGCCCAAGAAATATTACAGCAGTCTTCTTTAGTGGAAAAAGTCAAAATTAATTTATCAAAACCCGCCGCCCCCATACCCGACTTTGGTGGCAAAATTACCTTAGAAATTACGAGAACTAAAAACGGTTAACTATTAACAGTTAACGGTTAACAGTTAACCGTTAACTGTTAATAGTTACCATTTCAAGAGATTAAACTCTTCCATGTCAACAGTATCGCGGTTACGGTAAATAGTCAGCACAATTGCCAAACCTACCGCCGCCTCAGCAGCAGCTACAGTTAGCACAAACACTGTAAATACCTGACCCTTAATATGTACCGGGTCTAGGAAATTAGAAAATCCCATCAAATTGATATTAACAGCATTGAGCATCAGCTCAATTGACATCAGCACCCGGACTGCATTTCGGCTAGTAATCAAGCCGTAAATGCCAATACAAAACAAGGCCGCACCTAGTAACAGAAAATACTGGAGTTGTAATTGCATAAAATTCTTGATTCTCTCCCATTAAAATTACTAAAAACTAGAATAGTAACGCCACCCTACTAAAGATTATTTAATCGCTATTAGGGCAGCATTACTATCATTTTTTGACATCTGACGAACTACCATCGCCCGAGACAGAAACCAATTCACGAGGTCTTTCTGCCAAGGTCAAAACAGGTTGCTTAAGTGGCTGTCCGGCTATTTCATCCGGTAAGTAGTCGCGGCGAGCTAAAATAATTGCTCCCACCATTGCCATCAACAAAAACACCGATGCTAGCTCAAATGGTAGCAAAAAGTCAGTGAAGAAATGCTTGCCAATTACTACAATAGAACTCTCACCCGCAGGTAAGGTTGCTGTTGAAATAGCCCAGGGTGTTGATAATACCATTGTTCCCAAAAGTGCAAACAATGCTACACAAACTACAGCAGTTGCAGCTTTTCGCACCCAAGCATTGGAAATCGCTCGAAAGTCTTCTCGCTTGTTTACCAACATAATGGCAAACAAAATCAAGACGTTAACAGCTCCCACGTAAATCAAAACTTGGGCCGCTGCTACAAAGTCAGCGTTGAGCAAAAGGTATATTCCCGCAATGCTCATAAACACTCCAGCTAATAAAAAAGCTGAGTAGACGATATTGGAAAACAGCACTACACCCAAAGCTGCTGCAATCATCATTACGGCTAACAGGCCGAACGAAACAATCTGAACCCCTTCTGCTAGATTCACAATTTAGTCCCTAATTCCTAATTGTTAGTGGTTAGTTGCTAATTGTTAGTTGTTAGTGGTTGAGTGGTAATTGGTAATTGGTAATTGGTAATTGATAATTGGTAATTGGTATCTTAATACTATCAACTATCAACTATCAACCATCAACTAACAACTAACCACTAACAATTAACTAACAACTAATTTGTTTTTTCTGCATTTTCCAGAATCTCTTCTGGGCGTAAACCAGCACGCCGAGCCGTGTGTGACACTTCATGCGGATCGTTTACTCCTTTCGGTAAATAAGCAAATTCTCGCATTGGCGAAACCATCGGATCGTCTGTAACTTTGTAAGGCAAGCGACCTAAAGCCACATTGTCAAAGTTTAATTCGTGGCGCTCGTAAGCCGCTAATTCATATTCTTCTGTCATCGACAAACAGTTTGTCGGACAATATTCTACACAGTTACCGCAGAAGATACAAACTCCGAAATCAATACTGTAGTGCTTGAGTTGTTTCTTCTTCGTTTCCTTGTTAAATTCCCAATCCACAACGGGTAAGTTTATCGGACAAACCCGTACACAGACTTCGCAGGAAATACACTTATCAAATTCAAAGTGAATTCTGCCCCGAAACCGCTCTGAGGGGATGAGTTTTTCGTAAGGATACTGCACTGTAATCGGACGGCGGCTCATGTGGTCAAAGGTGACGGATAGACCTTGACCGATATACTTAGCTGCTTGCAGACTATCTTTGGCGTAATCGCTAACTTGTTTGA from Kamptonema formosum PCC 6407 encodes:
- the folB gene encoding dihydroneopterin aldolase; amino-acid sequence: MDSIQLTGIRCYGYTGYLPEEQVLGQWFDVDVTLWLDLSKPGNSDKIEDTLDYRTTIATVKQLVKTSKFALIERLADAIAQEILQQSSLVEKVKINLSKPAAPIPDFGGKITLEITRTKNG
- the argF gene encoding ornithine carbamoyltransferase — its product is MDTLKGRDLLSLADLSFEELNYLLDLAANLKSGMLKLQRNKVLGLVFSKASTRTRVSFSVAMYQLGGQVIDLNPNVTQVSRGEPLVDTARVLDRYLDIVAIRTFEHKDLETFADYAKIPVINALTDLEHPCQVLADLMTVKECFGSFEGLTLAYFGDGNNMANSLLLGCAMVGMNVRIATPSDYQPDAGIVKQAKAIAKGKTEVMITTDAATAMQGVQVVYTDVWASMGQEEEARMRIPVFQPYQVNEKLMELADKDAIVLHCLPAHRDEEITDAVIEGARSRVWDEAENRMHAQKALLATLLGSD
- a CDS encoding RpnC/YadD family protein; translation: MSELQADFDGAWKQALDIYFEAFLAFFFAEVHGLIDWSIPPQSLEQELQQIVGEGDSGKRFADKLFQVWLRDGEEAWVLIHVEVQSQVKSDFAKRMYQYNYRTFDRYERSAISLAVLGDEQASWRPSSYGYALGGCRVSLEFPIAKLLDYESQWQSLESSRNPFAVMVMAHLKTQVTRGLPQERKLWKWSLVRSLFDRGYSRDEVVDLFRFIDRMMRLPVELEQQFKNDLRRYQEDRSMRFLSQIEEMAMEEGAERGALQNARESVLEILEARFEIVPLEVRQAVNMIADMSVLRRLLREAIAIPSILDFQELLAVGEGES
- the dusB gene encoding tRNA dihydrouridine synthase DusB, whose protein sequence is MPVLSPELQQRLATPLKIGSFEVKSRVLQSPLSGVTDLVFRRLVRRYAPESMMYTEMVNATGLHYVKQLPRIMEVDPNERPISIQLFDCRPDFLAAAAVMAEKEGADTIDINMGCPVNKITKNGGGSSLLRDPENAEAIVRSVVKAVNVPVTVKTRIGWSDKEITILEFAKRMQDAGAQMITVHGRTRAQGYNGPAKWEWIRRVKEILSIPVIANGDIFSVEAAVNCLAETGADGVMCSRGTLGYPFLVGEIDYFLKTGMEKILPTPIERLECAKEHLRALWEYKGESGIRQARKHLTWYAKGFANAGELRGQLAIVETVEEGCEKIDRAIQQL
- the nuoK gene encoding NADH-quinone oxidoreductase subunit NuoK, translating into MQLQLQYFLLLGAALFCIGIYGLITSRNAVRVLMSIELMLNAVNINLMGFSNFLDPVHIKGQVFTVFVLTVAAAEAAVGLAIVLTIYRNRDTVDMEEFNLLKW
- the ndhI gene encoding NAD(P)H-quinone oxidoreductase subunit I; this translates as MLKFLKQVSDYAKDSLQAAKYIGQGLSVTFDHMSRRPITVQYPYEKLIPSERFRGRIHFEFDKCISCEVCVRVCPINLPVVDWEFNKETKKKQLKHYSIDFGVCIFCGNCVEYCPTNCLSMTEEYELAAYERHELNFDNVALGRLPYKVTDDPMVSPMREFAYLPKGVNDPHEVSHTARRAGLRPEEILENAEKTN
- a CDS encoding NADH-quinone oxidoreductase subunit J, with protein sequence MNLAEGVQIVSFGLLAVMMIAAALGVVLFSNIVYSAFLLAGVFMSIAGIYLLLNADFVAAAQVLIYVGAVNVLILFAIMLVNKREDFRAISNAWVRKAATAVVCVALFALLGTMVLSTPWAISTATLPAGESSIVVIGKHFFTDFLLPFELASVFLLMAMVGAIILARRDYLPDEIAGQPLKQPVLTLAERPRELVSVSGDGSSSDVKK
- a CDS encoding protein adenylyltransferase SelO, translated to MSNPFLTLNYETAIESLGSDYFDEVTAADFPLHILRFRNDQLLPILGLDPKQVTDEDFTTAFGKFHCVRPFLALCYHGYQFNEYNPYLGDGRGFLYGQVRGIDGKLYDFGTKGSGRTPYSRTADGRLTLKGGVREVLAAEALHRLGVRTSRCLSMVETGDSLWRGDEPSPTRSSVMVRFSQSHIRFGTFERLYFLRRNDLIKKLLDHVIQYYYPELHFQTGRMPVPESEQYALFYAELVKRVAELVAQWMAAGFCHGVLNTDNMSITGESFDYGPYGFIPTYKPQFTAAYFDYSGLYSYGNQPFICHLNLERLQQPLAAVIDQKDMQAALAKFGEYYNASYQQLMLNRLGFDRLPDSEAEELLQLTIKLLSETQVGYHDFFLELRKQFSQDWREDSSLIFKDVEPAEIIAPWRQLYHHLLQTLSPADMEEIRLRLRRYNPEQSLLRIIIEEVWESIATDDNWQPFYELVNRIQDTNG